The Gammaproteobacteria bacterium genome segment AACCCTGAATCAACTTAAAGAAGTGGTCAAAAATGCCGCTACAGGCTTACTGGATAACTTACAGTTATTTGACGTATATCAGGGCAAAGGCATTGATTCCGGTAGAAAAAGTGTCGCGTTTGGCTTGACCTTCCAGGAGCGCTCACGCACACTTGAGGAGGTTGATGTGGAGGAGGCCATGGCCCCCATCCTGAAGGCATTGACCGAACAACTAGGCGCAACGCTACGAGAATAGTGAGAAAAAAGTATGGCGTTAACCAAAGCTGAAATGGCAGACAAGCTGTATGAAGAGCTTGGACTTAATAAGCGTGAAGCAAAGGAAATCGTTGAGCTTTTCTTTGCCGAAATTTGTGATGCACTTGAGGCAGGAACGCAGGTGAAACTATCAGGTTTCGGAAACTTCGACCTACGGACTAAAAATGAACGCCCGGGTCGAAATCCTAAAACCGGTGAAGAAATCCCAATTTCAGCGCGCCGCGTGGTGACATTCCGCCCAGGCCAGAAACTAAAAGCACGAGTCGAGGCCTATGCTGGAAGCAGCCAACAATAACGAACTCCCGGCCATACCCGGCAAGCGTTACTTCACCATTGGCGAAGTCAGCGATCTATGTGGCGTAAAACCGCATGTGCTGCGCTATTGGGAGCAGGAATTCCCGCAGCTGAAGCCGGTAAAGCGGCGCGGTAACCGACGCTACTATCAACGTCATGATGTCATCATGATTCGACAGATCCGCAGCCTGCTGTATGAACATGGCTTCACGATCGGTGGTGCGCGCCAAAAGCTCGCGGGTGGTGAGGCAAAAGAGGATGTGACCCATAGCCGCCAGATCATTCGTCAGATGATCAGTGAACTGGAAGAAGTTCTCGATATTCTCAAACGCTAATCACTGCAAAAGCGAACCCCGTAAGCTCTTCCTATCACCCGGTTCCTGGAGTAGAATACGCCGCTCTGTTGTGGCCTGACCACACATTCCAAAAGCATTAAATCTTAAGTTAGTCCGATTAAGGTTAGTCAGATTTCGGGGCGTAGCGCAGCCTGGTAGCGCACCTGCATGGGGTGCAGGTGGTCGGAGGTTCAAATCCTCTCGCCCCGACCAATTTCCCCATCTTATCGACATAGCGTCGGCCGTATCACTTCCTGTACCTCGCTGTACCTCGTCATCAAACATGAGAAATTCCCATGCATGGGTGACTGCTGCATATTCTTTTTCTAGTGTGTTAGACGCGCCGTAAAGGCTCTCTGGTGCTATCGGTGGCATTGCCTCGCTCAGCACCTGCGGGAAAAACGGCATGAATAAACCGCCTGCGGTAAAACATCGGGATAAAAAAAAGCCCTAATGGCCGGTGGGCTCATTAGGGCTATATACAAGATGGTGGAGCTGGCGGGAGTCGAACCCGCGTCCGCAAGACCTCCGCCTTTGGATCTACATGCTTAGCCAAGTCTTTGAGTTTAATTGCACGCTACCCGACTGGCAGGGAAGACGTACAACGAGCCCAGTTAGGTTTTAGCGAATTGGCCCTGAACATACCTCATCGCGATCTTGTGAGAGTCGACCCCGGTGATCTGAGTGCACAAGCACACGTCAGGCCGAGGGCACTAAGACTGGTGTTTAAGCAGCTAGTGCGTAGTTGTCGTCGTTGGCAACTATAAGTTTTGCAGTTGGATTTACGAGGAGATCTGCACCTCGGCATGCACCTCAGGTTTTGTGACCCACGTCGAAACCAGGTCAGCCCCATTGATGTTGAAACCATAGACAGTGTAGTTGATTCGAAAGTTCACGACCAGGCATATTATTGTCGCCCATTTGCGGGCCTTAGCCTGTTTTCAGGCCCCGCGCCTTGTCCCGCTGCCAGTCCCGATCCTTTTCGGCGGCCCGTTTGTCGTGTTGCTGTTTGCCTTTGGCGAGACCGACTTCCACTTTGACGTGACCGTGTTTCCAGTACAGGGCCATTGGAATCATCGTATAGCCCTTGCGTTCCACCGCGCCGATGAGTTTGTTGATCTCGGAGCGGTGCATCAGCAGTTTTCGTACCCGGGTGGCCTCGGGGTGGATATGGGTGGAGGCGGTGAGCAAGGGGGTAATCAGCAGGTTGCTGATGAAGGCCTCGCCATTTTTTAGGAACACATGGGCGTCGACGATTTGCACACGCCCGGCACGCAGGCTTTTGACCTCCCAGCCCTGTAATGCGATGCCTGCCTCGTAGCGATCCTCAATGAAAAAGTCGTGGCGGGCTTTCTTGTTGAGGGCAATGGTGTTGCCGCTGGCGGTTTTCTTGTTTTTGGACATGCAGTGCATTATACGGAGGCGATGGCTGTATCAGCAATGTAAAACCGGCGATATCGGCACAATCAGTGCGCGCAAGCGGTTGAGACACTTAGTGATTTCATTGACAATGGTGGTTAACTCAAATGGCGGATAACTGGGGAGTAACTGATGTCCACACAACGAGAATCCATCCATGGCCAGTGGTCTAACCGCTGGATATTCATCCTGGCGGCAACGGGGTCTGCGGTTGGCCTGGGTAATATCTGGAAATTCCCGTACATTGCCGGCGAAAACGGCGGTGGCGCCTTTGTGCTGGTCTATCTGCTGTGTATTGCGGCGATTGGTATTCCGATCATGATGAGCGAGGTATTGCTTGGCCGGCGCGGCCGGCGCAGCCCGATCAATACGATGCGTGAACTCGCCAGGGAGGAGGGCCGTTCGCCGGCCTGGTCATTGCTGGGCTGGAGCGGCGTGCTTGCCGGATTTCTGATTCTTTCTTATTACAGCGTGATTGCCGGCTGGGCGCTGGCCTATGTGCTGAATTCGGCATCCGGCATTTTTACGGGCGCCCCGGCCGAAGAGATTACCGCGGTCTTTTCCGAACTGGTCTCAAACCCGGGCGAACTGATTTTCTGGCACAGCCTGTTTATGCTAATGACCATGCTGGTGGTCGCGCGGGGGGTGAAAAAGGGGCTGGAGGTCGCGATCCGGTTTTTGATGCCCGCGTTGTTTGTGCTGTTGCTGATCATGGTAGGTTATGCCATCAGCAGCGGCGAATTTACCCGTGGTCTGGACTTCCTGTTTACCCCTAATTTCGGCAAGCTCACGGCAGAGGGGGTGTTGATCGCCATGGGGCATGCCTTTTTCACGCTTAGCCTGGGGATGGGCGCGATCATGATTTATGGATCGTATATGCCGCACAATGCCTCCATTGCCAAAACCTCGATCATTGTGGCGCTGGCGGATACCGTGGTCGCCTTGTTGGCCGGCATGGCGATCTTTCCTATCGTCTTTGCCAATGGCCTGGAACCCGGCGCAGGCCCCGGATTGATCTTTCAAACCCTGCCCATCGCCTTTGGGCACATGCCCGGCGGGGGCTTTTTTGGAACGGTGTTTTTTGTGTTGCTGGTATTTGCGGCCTGGTCTTCGGCCATTTCCCTGATCGAACCGGCGGTCGCCTGGCTGGTGGAAAACAGGGGCTGGACGCGAGTGAAGGCCAGCGTCGTGTCCGGTCTGGCCACCTGGCTGGTGGGGCTGGGTACGGTGCTATCCTTTAATCGGTGGGCCGAGTTGACCCTGTGGGGCAAGACCTTCTTTGATCTGCTCGATTTCCTGACCTCTAACATTATGTTGCCGTTGGGCGGCCTGTTTATTGCGGTTTTCACCGCCTGGGTGATGAAATCGAAATCCACTGCCGACGAGCTGGCGCTCGCAGCGAAGAGCCTAGGTTATATTCTGTGGCGAATCCTGGTGCGTTTTGTCACCCCTATCGCAGTGACTATTGTCTTTCTTAACGCTATCGGAGTTGTCTAGCAGTGGCCGTGATCTCAAAGAGTGCCCTGGTTCAGCATAGTGCGGCAGAAATGTTTGCGCTGGTGGATGATGTGTCCGCGTATGCGGATTTTTTGCCCTGGTGCGGCGGTTCCGAGGAACTCTCGCGCAGCGATGATGAGGTCAATGCGACCGTGGTGATTGCCCACAGTGGCCTGAACAAGGCCTTCACGACCAAAAATCGGCTGCAACGGGGCAAGATGATCGAGGTGAGCCTGGTCAATGGCCCGTTCAAGCATCTGCACGGGTTCTGGCGCTTTGAGTCCCTGGCGGACAATGCCTGCAAGGTGTCGCTGGATCTGGAATATGAATTCTCCAACCGCCTGATCGGCATGGTGGTGGGGCCGGTTTTCAATCAGATCGCCAATACTCTGGTGGATTCATTTTGCCAGCGGGCAGAGGTGATCTATGGCCGCTGAGGCCGATGTAGTGATGGATGGGGGCGACGAGCGGATACACGTCGAGGTGGCCTATGCCGAGCCGGAGACCCAGGTGATCATTCCCCTGAGCGTGCCGCGGGGGACGACCATTGAACAGGCGATTCGGCAGTCGGGGGTGTTGGAGACCTTTCCCGGCATCGATCTCGCGGTCCACAAGGTCGGGATATTCGGTAAGCTGGCGAAACTGGACACGGGCCTGCGGGAGAAGGATCGTGTCGAGATCTATCGTCCGCTGATCGCTGACCCCAAAGAGGTGCGTAAACGGCGCGCTGCCGAGGGCAAGAAGATGCGCAAGGGCGGCGGCGATCAGTAGGGCCGCTCGCGGTTAACGCCGCAGCGCCATGCCAGGTTTTTTGACCTCGGCCTCTTTCGGCAGCGGGGAATGCACGTCGATCCTGCTCAGCTGATCGCCCTCAAAATACAGGGACAGATGGGCGGACTGTGTTTCATCCGTATTGCCCGCCCTGAAATAATAAAGGTAATCCCAGCGGTCACGGTGAAAAGGATCCACCACCAGCGGTGTGCCCAACACACGTTCGACCTGTTGTTTTCTCATACCAATTTTAAGTATTTCAAACATCTCCTGAGTGATAACATTGCCCTGCTGCACGTCTATTTTGTGCACGGAGCAGGCGGATATCAGCAGCACGGCGCACAGCGCCAGGGCGAAGCGGACGGGTGTGCGTGCCGGACAATGGCAGGTGTTGAGCAAGTGGGTCATCATGTGTTTGTGGGCCGTCTGTCTGAAAAGTTATGGTTATGAGTGCGCCGTTAGCCATCGCTTGTCAAGAAAGGCAATCGACCGGCAATACGCTGCATCTTAACCGAATTTCCACAGGGGTAGTAGTAACGCCAGGGTAGTGCGACGCGTGTCGGTACCCTGTGTTACTCAGTAGATAGTTCAGCAGGTAGTAAATAGATGACATTCACCAGCAATGAATTGCGGGCCGCAGGGCTCAAATCGACACTGCCTCGTCGCAAGATTCTGGAGGTGATGGAATCCCAGCAGTCGCGACACATGAGTGCGGAGGATATCTACCGCCATTTACTGAGTGTGGGTGAGGATGTGGGGCTGGCGACGGTGTATCGCGTGTTGACGCAGTTTGAGGCCGCCGGGCTGGTCTCAAAACACAACTTTGAGGGCGGGCATTCGGTTTATGAACTCAATCAGGGCGAGCACCATGACCACATTCTGTGCGTGAAGTGCGGCAAGGTGGATGAATTTGTGGACGATGTCATCGAGGAGCGCCAGCGTGCCATTGCGGCCAGGGCCGGTTTTTCCATGACCGGCCACTGTCTGTATATCTACGGCCTCTGCGCGGAGTGTCATGGAACATCAGAGAAAAGGGAAAAGGGTAAAGAGGAAGGGTAACAAATCCTTGCTTCTAGCCTCTTGTCAGGGAAGGTCAGGGAAAGGCAGAGAAAAGGGGAAAGATAAAACATTGCCGGCATAACATTCCTTTTGCCCTTGTCGGTTTTATCTTTGCCCTGATTCCTGCTGGCCTCGTTCGATCATCTCCCGCGCGTGGGAGAGGGTCTGTTCGGTGATCTCCAGCCCGCCCAGCATGCGGGCGATCTCGGCCACCCGGTTCTGCTTGGTGATGGCCGACACATCGGTGACCGTGTGCGTTTTGCCTTTCTGTTTGCTGGCCTGTTTGCTGACCTGTTTGCTGACCTGCAAATGGTGATGGGCCAGCGAGGCGACCTGCGGTTGATGGGTCACACACAGCACCTGGCGATCGGCGCTGAGGTTGCGCAACAGGCGGCCCACCACTTCCGCAATGCCACCGCCGATCCCCACATCCACCTCGTCGAAGATCAGGGTCGGGATACGCCCGGTGCCGGCCGCAATCACCTGCACTGCGAGACTGATGCGGGCCAGCTCACCACCGGAAGCCACCTTGGCCATGGGCTGCACGGGTTGCCCGGGATTGGCGCTCACCCGGAATTCGACACGTTCCAGGCCATTGATGCCGGGTGTCTCGGTGGCCTCCAGGGCGATTTCAAATTGGCCGTGGGGCATGCCAAGTTGATGCAGGTTCGCGGTCACCTTGCCGGCCAGCTGTTTGGCGGCCTTTTGGCGGCTGGCGCTGAGCTTCCTGGCGACCGCGTGATACTGCGCCTGCGCGGCGCTCACGGCCTCGCTCACCGTACCCAGTTGCACATCGGCCTGTTCCAGCGCCTGCAGCTCGTCTTCCAGACTGACCTGCAGGGCGGGCAGGGCCTTGGGGCTGCAGTGATGTTTGCGCGCGAGGTCGTGGATGAGGCCGATGCGTTCGTCCACCACCTGCAGGCGTTCGGGGTCCATCGACAGGCCGTCGAGGTAGTTGCGTAATTCGTTGCTGGCCTCGCTGGCCTGGATGGCGGCGCCTTGCAGTGCCTCGCAGGCATTGGCCAGATCGGCATCCAGCCGGCCTAGGCGGGCCAATTCGCTGCTGGCGTGGTCGAGCCCGCTGCTGATGGAATACTGGCTGTCGCCGTCGAGGCTGGCCTGAATCTGTTCCACACCCTCGCGCAGCTGGTTGAGGTTGGCGAGGCGGCTGTGTTCGGCCTCTAGCTCGGCCAGGGACTCGTCGCTCAGCGCCAGCAGCTGTAACTCCTCCACCTGATAGCGCAGCAGTTCCAGCCGGTCTTCGCGCTGGGTTTTGCTGGCATGCAGTTGTGCCAGTGTCTGTGTGAGCCGTTGCCAGTGGCGAAAATGTTCGGCGGTATCGCTTAGCAGTGTCTGATGGGCTTTGTTGGCGTTGCTGGCCAGATCATCCAGTACCTGTCGTTGCACGTCGCGTTTCAGCAGTGATTGATGGGCATGCTGGCCGTGGATATCCACCAGCTGCTCGCCAAGCTCGCGCAGTGACTGCATGGGCACGGGCCGGCCGTTGATATAGCCCTTGGAGCGACCCTCGGTACTGACCGTGCGCCGGATCAGGCATTGGCCATCATCGTCCAGCTCGTGTTCGCTCAGCCAGTGCTGCACGTTCGTCAACGGGGCGATATCGAATTCGGCGCTGACCTCCGCCCGGTCGGCGCCGGCGCGAATGATGCCGGACTCGGCGCGGTCACCCAGCGCCAGTCCCAGGGCGTCCAGCAGAATGGATTTTCCGGCGCCGGTTTCGCCGGTGAGAACGGTCATCCCGGTGCCAAATTCGAGGGCCAGC includes the following:
- the smpB gene encoding SsrA-binding protein SmpB — its product is MSKNKKTASGNTIALNKKARHDFFIEDRYEAGIALQGWEVKSLRAGRVQIVDAHVFLKNGEAFISNLLITPLLTASTHIHPEATRVRKLLMHRSEINKLIGAVERKGYTMIPMALYWKHGHVKVEVGLAKGKQQHDKRAAEKDRDWQRDKARGLKTG
- a CDS encoding sodium-dependent transporter — encoded protein: MSTQRESIHGQWSNRWIFILAATGSAVGLGNIWKFPYIAGENGGGAFVLVYLLCIAAIGIPIMMSEVLLGRRGRRSPINTMRELAREEGRSPAWSLLGWSGVLAGFLILSYYSVIAGWALAYVLNSASGIFTGAPAEEITAVFSELVSNPGELIFWHSLFMLMTMLVVARGVKKGLEVAIRFLMPALFVLLLIMVGYAISSGEFTRGLDFLFTPNFGKLTAEGVLIAMGHAFFTLSLGMGAIMIYGSYMPHNASIAKTSIIVALADTVVALLAGMAIFPIVFANGLEPGAGPGLIFQTLPIAFGHMPGGGFFGTVFFVLLVFAAWSSAISLIEPAVAWLVENRGWTRVKASVVSGLATWLVGLGTVLSFNRWAELTLWGKTFFDLLDFLTSNIMLPLGGLFIAVFTAWVMKSKSTADELALAAKSLGYILWRILVRFVTPIAVTIVFLNAIGVV
- a CDS encoding RnfH family protein — translated: MAAEADVVMDGGDERIHVEVAYAEPETQVIIPLSVPRGTTIEQAIRQSGVLETFPGIDLAVHKVGIFGKLAKLDTGLREKDRVEIYRPLIADPKEVRKRRAAEGKKMRKGGGDQ
- a CDS encoding outer membrane protein assembly factor BamE — encoded protein: MMTHLLNTCHCPARTPVRFALALCAVLLISACSVHKIDVQQGNVITQEMFEILKIGMRKQQVERVLGTPLVVDPFHRDRWDYLYYFRAGNTDETQSAHLSLYFEGDQLSRIDVHSPLPKEAEVKKPGMALRR
- a CDS encoding type II toxin-antitoxin system RatA family toxin, with the translated sequence MAVISKSALVQHSAAEMFALVDDVSAYADFLPWCGGSEELSRSDDEVNATVVIAHSGLNKAFTTKNRLQRGKMIEVSLVNGPFKHLHGFWRFESLADNACKVSLDLEYEFSNRLIGMVVGPVFNQIANTLVDSFCQRAEVIYGR
- the ihfA gene encoding integration host factor subunit alpha produces the protein MALTKAEMADKLYEELGLNKREAKEIVELFFAEICDALEAGTQVKLSGFGNFDLRTKNERPGRNPKTGEEIPISARRVVTFRPGQKLKARVEAYAGSSQQ
- a CDS encoding MerR family transcriptional regulator — protein: MLEAANNNELPAIPGKRYFTIGEVSDLCGVKPHVLRYWEQEFPQLKPVKRRGNRRYYQRHDVIMIRQIRSLLYEHGFTIGGARQKLAGGEAKEDVTHSRQIIRQMISELEEVLDILKR
- the recN gene encoding DNA repair protein RecN — its product is MLHHIHIRHFAIVDELALEFGTGMTVLTGETGAGKSILLDALGLALGDRAESGIIRAGADRAEVSAEFDIAPLTNVQHWLSEHELDDDGQCLIRRTVSTEGRSKGYINGRPVPMQSLRELGEQLVDIHGQHAHQSLLKRDVQRQVLDDLASNANKAHQTLLSDTAEHFRHWQRLTQTLAQLHASKTQREDRLELLRYQVEELQLLALSDESLAELEAEHSRLANLNQLREGVEQIQASLDGDSQYSISSGLDHASSELARLGRLDADLANACEALQGAAIQASEASNELRNYLDGLSMDPERLQVVDERIGLIHDLARKHHCSPKALPALQVSLEDELQALEQADVQLGTVSEAVSAAQAQYHAVARKLSASRQKAAKQLAGKVTANLHQLGMPHGQFEIALEATETPGINGLERVEFRVSANPGQPVQPMAKVASGGELARISLAVQVIAAGTGRIPTLIFDEVDVGIGGGIAEVVGRLLRNLSADRQVLCVTHQPQVASLAHHHLQVSKQVSKQASKQKGKTHTVTDVSAITKQNRVAEIARMLGGLEITEQTLSHAREMIERGQQESGQR
- the fur gene encoding ferric iron uptake transcriptional regulator, with the protein product MTFTSNELRAAGLKSTLPRRKILEVMESQQSRHMSAEDIYRHLLSVGEDVGLATVYRVLTQFEAAGLVSKHNFEGGHSVYELNQGEHHDHILCVKCGKVDEFVDDVIEERQRAIAARAGFSMTGHCLYIYGLCAECHGTSEKREKGKEEG